One region of Cryptosporangium phraense genomic DNA includes:
- a CDS encoding DNA polymerase III subunit gamma and tau has translation MANRALYRKYRPRTFAEVIGQEHVTTPLIQALKNGKLNHAYLFSGPRGCGKTSSARILARSLNCVNGPTPEPCGVCDSCVALAPDGPGSLDVVEIDAASHGGVDDARDLRERAFFAPVSSRFKVYVIDEAHMVSSQGFNALLKLVEEPPDFVKFVFATTEPDKVLQTIRSRTHHYPFRLIPPSTMVGLLDRICTDESVTIEKSVLPLVVRAGGGSARDSLSILDQLLAGAGEGGVTYQNAVALLGVTDTGLLDEATGALAADDGAALYGVVDRVVEAGHDPRRFASDLLERLRDLVILSTVPDAGPKGLVDAPADELERMTLVANQLGVATASRMADVVHNGLVEMRGTTSPRLLLELVCARMLLPAADESQAALLQRLERLERRLAIAGDPGQSSAAFMPTPGGTTSAAASPPAQAPGGPAAGVSDAGARGAGVPGAYGPGAAVSGAGGPGAGAVGPGAGAAGVEGLAAGAPAAGAAAAAAAASGGGASGAGAPGGAAGPGGAAVAGGAAVSGGSVPAQGSAPDTHAGVPSAQAHGGAPAQAGSQTHAGSSAIGVSQASGGPAVDRAQTHGGSVAQGGPTASALQASGGPAMGGAQTHGGSAAHGGSAAHGGSAAHGGSAASGAQAAGGSAAHGDALQGGAGPGGVGEPPWPTPAPITPPRPAGPSGPSAQAGSSGPSAPAGPAGPSAGQSGPAGGHAGSAAGSGGGPSVPAQTPAPISRPAPPAAPQPVPTAQPAPAAPAAGGLDAGAVRQVWPQIVDQTKQRSRMVWALVQNATPREVTNNELVLAVKHQGEVRRLSDEKVASVIQDVLQSVLGVRWKIRAEADGASGGGRASGGRRGPAPPAVPASMPPMPGSAPSGGGDWPTIAPVGGQSVPVTPAQASSAPVSPSPSGAAPANAGPFNAPSGAAPSGAAPAGAGPFNAPSGGAPAGAAPFGGGSAQYGSAPASAQQASAPAGSPQYGSDPASAGQFGSAPAQHGSAPGGAPQYGSASAGGSQYGSAPTGAGHYGSAPASAAQLGSASATVAPFGAGPAGAGTGGLGGPGPGGAPTGRPGGPAPSVPDDDDIPLPPEPADPMYDGFDPGDEPLDDEDEAGTAKPTDSEADAIALLQQHLGASKID, from the coding sequence GTGGCCAACCGCGCTCTCTACCGGAAATACCGGCCCCGCACGTTCGCTGAGGTCATCGGCCAGGAACACGTCACCACACCGCTGATCCAGGCGCTGAAGAACGGCAAGCTGAACCACGCTTACCTGTTCTCCGGCCCGCGTGGCTGTGGAAAGACGTCCAGCGCCCGCATCCTCGCCCGGTCGCTCAACTGCGTGAACGGCCCGACGCCGGAGCCGTGCGGAGTCTGCGACTCCTGCGTCGCGCTGGCTCCCGACGGGCCCGGCTCGCTCGACGTCGTCGAGATCGACGCGGCCAGCCACGGCGGTGTGGACGACGCCCGCGACCTGCGAGAGCGTGCATTCTTCGCGCCGGTGTCCAGCCGGTTCAAGGTGTACGTCATCGACGAGGCGCACATGGTCTCGTCGCAGGGCTTCAACGCGCTGCTCAAGCTGGTCGAAGAGCCGCCGGATTTCGTCAAGTTCGTGTTCGCGACGACCGAGCCCGACAAGGTGTTGCAGACCATCCGGTCTCGTACCCATCACTACCCGTTCCGGCTGATTCCGCCGAGCACGATGGTCGGGCTGCTCGACCGGATCTGCACCGACGAGAGCGTGACGATCGAGAAGTCGGTCCTGCCGCTCGTCGTGCGGGCCGGCGGGGGGTCGGCGCGTGACTCGCTGTCGATCCTCGACCAGCTGCTCGCCGGCGCCGGCGAGGGTGGCGTCACGTACCAGAACGCGGTCGCGCTGCTCGGCGTCACCGACACCGGGCTCCTCGACGAGGCGACCGGCGCGCTCGCCGCCGACGACGGCGCCGCGCTCTACGGCGTCGTCGACCGCGTCGTCGAGGCCGGGCACGACCCGCGTCGGTTCGCGTCCGACCTGCTGGAGCGGCTCCGCGACCTGGTGATCCTGTCGACCGTGCCCGACGCCGGCCCGAAGGGCCTGGTCGATGCGCCGGCCGACGAACTCGAGCGGATGACGCTGGTCGCCAACCAGCTCGGTGTCGCGACGGCGTCGCGGATGGCTGATGTCGTGCACAACGGCCTGGTCGAGATGCGCGGCACGACGTCTCCACGCTTGCTGCTCGAGCTCGTCTGCGCGCGGATGCTGCTTCCCGCGGCCGACGAGAGCCAGGCCGCGCTCCTGCAGCGCCTGGAGCGACTCGAGCGCCGTTTGGCGATCGCCGGTGACCCCGGTCAGTCGTCTGCTGCTTTCATGCCTACGCCCGGCGGTACGACGTCGGCGGCGGCATCGCCGCCCGCCCAGGCGCCCGGCGGCCCGGCGGCGGGTGTCTCCGATGCCGGGGCCCGGGGTGCCGGGGTGCCGGGTGCTTATGGGCCGGGCGCCGCGGTCTCGGGTGCCGGTGGGCCAGGCGCGGGTGCTGTGGGGCCGGGCGCCGGGGCGGCGGGCGTCGAAGGTCTGGCGGCTGGGGCGCCCGCGGCTGGGGCGGCCGCGGCTGCGGCGGCGGCCTCCGGCGGTGGGGCTTCGGGCGCGGGAGCGCCAGGTGGCGCGGCCGGGCCAGGTGGCGCGGCCGTGGCGGGTGGCGCGGCTGTGTCAGGCGGGTCGGTGCCGGCTCAGGGCTCGGCGCCGGATACGCACGCCGGCGTGCCGTCCGCGCAGGCGCACGGCGGGGCGCCGGCTCAGGCCGGTTCGCAGACTCACGCCGGGTCATCGGCGATCGGCGTCTCGCAGGCGTCCGGCGGGCCGGCGGTGGACAGGGCGCAGACCCACGGTGGGTCGGTTGCCCAGGGCGGGCCGACCGCGAGCGCGTTGCAGGCGTCCGGCGGGCCGGCGATGGGCGGGGCGCAGACCCACGGCGGGTCGGCCGCGCACGGTGGGTCGGCAGCGCACGGTGGGTCGGCTGCGCACGGTGGGTCGGCTGCGAGTGGGGCGCAGGCGGCTGGCGGGTCGGCGGCGCACGGTGACGCTCTGCAGGGTGGGGCGGGACCGGGTGGGGTGGGGGAGCCTCCTTGGCCTACGCCGGCTCCGATCACGCCGCCTCGGCCGGCCGGACCCTCCGGGCCATCGGCCCAGGCCGGATCTTCCGGGCCGTCGGCCCCGGCCGGACCTGCCGGGCCGTCGGCCGGTCAGTCCGGGCCGGCAGGCGGGCACGCCGGGTCGGCGGCGGGGTCGGGCGGGGGCCCGAGCGTTCCGGCGCAGACCCCCGCGCCGATCTCCCGGCCCGCGCCCCCGGCGGCCCCGCAGCCCGTGCCGACCGCGCAGCCGGCTCCGGCCGCTCCGGCCGCGGGTGGGCTGGACGCCGGGGCGGTACGTCAGGTGTGGCCGCAGATCGTCGACCAGACCAAGCAGCGCAGCCGGATGGTCTGGGCGCTCGTTCAGAACGCGACTCCGCGCGAGGTCACGAACAACGAGCTCGTGCTCGCGGTGAAGCACCAGGGCGAGGTCCGGCGACTGTCGGACGAGAAGGTCGCCTCGGTCATCCAGGACGTGCTGCAGTCCGTGCTCGGTGTCCGGTGGAAGATCCGGGCCGAGGCGGACGGCGCGTCGGGCGGTGGGCGGGCGAGCGGTGGGCGTCGGGGTCCGGCGCCGCCGGCGGTTCCGGCTTCGATGCCGCCGATGCCCGGTTCCGCGCCGAGCGGTGGAGGTGACTGGCCGACGATCGCGCCGGTGGGTGGACAGTCGGTGCCGGTCACACCCGCTCAGGCGTCGTCTGCGCCGGTGAGCCCCTCGCCGTCCGGTGCGGCCCCGGCCAACGCCGGTCCGTTCAACGCTCCCTCCGGTGCTGCCCCCTCCGGGGCGGCCCCGGCCGGCGCCGGTCCGTTCAACGCCCCCTCCGGTGGTGCCCCGGCCGGCGCCGCGCCGTTCGGCGGCGGCTCGGCCCAGTACGGTTCCGCGCCTGCGAGCGCGCAGCAGGCCTCCGCGCCCGCGGGCTCCCCGCAGTACGGCTCCGACCCCGCGAGCGCCGGCCAATTCGGCTCGGCACCCGCGCAACACGGCTCCGCGCCCGGCGGCGCCCCGCAGTACGGCTCCGCGTCCGCGGGCGGATCGCAGTACGGCTCTGCGCCCACCGGTGCCGGGCACTACGGCTCTGCGCCGGCGAGCGCTGCGCAGCTCGGCTCCGCGTCCGCAACGGTTGCACCATTCGGCGCCGGACCCGCAGGGGCCGGAACCGGCGGACTCGGCGGACCAGGCCCCGGAGGCGCGCCGACCGGTCGGCCGGGCGGCCCGGCGCCGTCCGTGCCGGACGACGACGACATCCCGCTGCCCCCCGAACCGGCCGACCCCATGTACGACGGCTTCGACCCGGGCGACGAACCCCTCGACGACGAAGACGAGGCCGGCACCGCCAAACCCACCGACTCCGAAGCGGACGCGATCGCACTCCTGCAACAGCACCTGGGCGCCTCGAAGATCGACTGA